A window from Planococcus maritimus encodes these proteins:
- a CDS encoding GNAT family N-acetyltransferase: MELALEKKYRSLAAYFSESANQTITLKFEEIEKIMGYSLPSSAYLNYSWWKKTKAPARHYQAWTAAGYFVKYVQPNQYVVFEKTEAVPENEGHQDVLIIRPALHGDARFLSVLYKKSKMESKFLVYGQEQQEASAKKIRQQIIEWNQSGRSVILLAILNGEHVGYMKIAGNDSKRAAHRAEVDLVVQAHNNDMNILSALIQKSEEWAAEKGIKRFEITILEENAQARKLFEQNAYQVEGIRKSSVSVHDTLQNEVYMGKVFK, from the coding sequence ATGGAACTGGCATTGGAAAAGAAGTATCGTTCGTTGGCTGCGTACTTTTCAGAATCGGCTAATCAAACGATTACATTGAAGTTTGAGGAAATTGAAAAGATTATGGGATACAGTCTTCCTAGCAGCGCCTATTTGAATTACAGTTGGTGGAAAAAAACAAAAGCCCCTGCGAGACATTATCAGGCATGGACAGCTGCAGGCTATTTTGTGAAATATGTACAGCCTAATCAATATGTCGTGTTCGAGAAAACGGAAGCTGTGCCGGAAAATGAGGGACACCAGGATGTCCTGATCATCCGTCCGGCTTTGCATGGAGATGCCCGTTTTCTGTCAGTCTTGTATAAAAAATCGAAGATGGAATCGAAGTTTCTCGTATATGGACAAGAACAACAGGAAGCATCGGCGAAAAAAATCAGACAGCAAATTATCGAGTGGAACCAAAGTGGGCGATCAGTCATCTTGCTGGCTATTTTAAACGGCGAGCATGTTGGATACATGAAGATTGCGGGGAATGATTCGAAACGAGCTGCTCACCGGGCAGAAGTCGATCTGGTGGTTCAAGCCCATAACAATGATATGAATATCCTTTCTGCCTTGATCCAAAAATCAGAGGAGTGGGCGGCAGAAAAAGGCATCAAACGTTTTGAAATCACGATATTGGAAGAAAACGCGCAGGCCCGTAAGTTGTTTGAGCAGAATGCTTATCAAGTAGAGGGCATTCGAAAAAGCTCAGTCTCGGTTCACGATACGCTGCAAAACGAAGTCTATATGGGCAAAGTTTTCAAATAA